One genomic region from Nymphaea colorata isolate Beijing-Zhang1983 chromosome 10, ASM883128v2, whole genome shotgun sequence encodes:
- the LOC116262398 gene encoding putative transferase At1g60990, chloroplastic isoform X1, with protein sequence MGSSSVWFSLSFPQNVGILAPRNSLKSVESGFPGTSFLPSRFFPNGRIRVGFLNQAKLLRRAEVSPFDFEPPPIDHDLQDAMVALGAETLEDGSVETFGNDELALEAVEEGVAVVDLSHFGRIRVTGEDRINYLHNQSTANFQSLGEGQGCDTVFVTPTARTIDIAHAWVMKNSVLLHVSPETCSSIIDMLNRYIFFSDKVEVQDLTKTTCFFTLMGPKSSEVISNLNLSDLLGKPYGTHHHYSVNKAPVTVGVGSVLSEEGFSLLLTPANAEPVWKALLTLGAVPMGTKGWERLRVLRGRPAPAKELTDEYNVLEACLWKAISLNKGCYKGQETIARLVTYDGVKQKLWGIHLDGPAEPGSAITVNGKKVGMLTSYSAGSREPKHAGLGYVKRQACTAGLEVVIGDAVGTLVDVPFLIQQPEKTE encoded by the exons ATGGGGAGTTCCTCTGTTTGGTTTAGCCTTAGTTTTCCACAGAATGTTGGTATTTTGGCTCCGAGGAATTCTCTGAAGTCTGTGGAATCTGGGTTTCCTGGTACCAGTTTTTTGCCCAGTAGGTTTTTTCCTAATGGGAGGATCAGGGTGGGTTTCTTGAACCAAGCAAAGCTCTTGAGGCGAGCTGAAGTTTCTCCTTTCGATTTTGAGCCACCTCCAATCGATCATGACCTGCAA GATGCCATGGTGGCCTTAGGAGCTGAAACCTTAGAGGATGGAAGTGTAGAGACTTTTGGGAACGATGAATTGGCACTAGAAGCAGTAGAAGAAGGTGTTGCG GTTGTGGACCTTTCTCATTTTGGACGAATTCGAG TAACTGGAGAAGATCGTATTAACTATCTACACAACCAAAGCACAGCCAATTTCCAATCCCTTGGTGAAGGACAG GGTTGTGACACTGTTTTTGTGACACCAACAGCACGAACCATTGATATCGCACATGCATGGGTTATG AAAAATTCTGTGTTGCTGCATGTTTCTCCAGAAACCTGTAGCAGCATAATTGACATGCTCAACAG GTACATATTCTTCTCAGACAAAGTAGAGGTTCAGGACCTTACAAAAACCACGTGCTTCTTCACACTCATGGGGCCCAAAAGCAGTGAA GTGATAAGTAATTTGAATCTCAGTGACCTTTTGGGCAAACCGTATGGCACACACCATCATTATAGC GTGAACAAGGCGCCAGTTACTGTGGGTGTTGGAAGTGTCTTATCAGAAGAAGGCTTCTCCCTTTTACTGACACCGGCAAATGCTGAACCAGTCTGGAAAGCTCTCCTTACCCTGGGTGCAGTTCCAATGGGCACTAAAGGGTGGGAAAGACTAAGAGTCCTCAGag GGCGTCCAGCTCCAGCCAAAGAGCTCACTGATGAATACAATGTCCTCGAAGCCTGTTTATGGAAAGCTATTTCCTTAAATAAAG GATGCTACAAAGGACAGGAAACCATTGCTAGGCTTGTCACCTATGATGGTGTCAAACAGAAACTTTGGGGAATTCACTTAGATGGCCCAGCAGAACCAGGAAGTGCCATCACAGTGAATGGCAAAAAG GTTGGGATGCTAACAAGTTATTCAGCTGGAAGCAGAGAACCTAAGCATGCAGGACTCGGCTATGTTAAGAGGCAAGCATGCACTGCTGGTCTAGAGGTAGTTATTGGAGATGCTGTTGGAACACTTGTTGACGTTCCTTTCTTGATCCAACAACCTGAAAAGacagaatga
- the LOC116262398 gene encoding putative transferase At1g60990, chloroplastic isoform X2 — MVALGAETLEDGSVETFGNDELALEAVEEGVAVVDLSHFGRIRVTGEDRINYLHNQSTANFQSLGEGQGCDTVFVTPTARTIDIAHAWVMKNSVLLHVSPETCSSIIDMLNRYIFFSDKVEVQDLTKTTCFFTLMGPKSSEVISNLNLSDLLGKPYGTHHHYSVNKAPVTVGVGSVLSEEGFSLLLTPANAEPVWKALLTLGAVPMGTKGWERLRVLRGRPAPAKELTDEYNVLEACLWKAISLNKGCYKGQETIARLVTYDGVKQKLWGIHLDGPAEPGSAITVNGKKVGMLTSYSAGSREPKHAGLGYVKRQACTAGLEVVIGDAVGTLVDVPFLIQQPEKTE; from the exons ATGGTGGCCTTAGGAGCTGAAACCTTAGAGGATGGAAGTGTAGAGACTTTTGGGAACGATGAATTGGCACTAGAAGCAGTAGAAGAAGGTGTTGCG GTTGTGGACCTTTCTCATTTTGGACGAATTCGAG TAACTGGAGAAGATCGTATTAACTATCTACACAACCAAAGCACAGCCAATTTCCAATCCCTTGGTGAAGGACAG GGTTGTGACACTGTTTTTGTGACACCAACAGCACGAACCATTGATATCGCACATGCATGGGTTATG AAAAATTCTGTGTTGCTGCATGTTTCTCCAGAAACCTGTAGCAGCATAATTGACATGCTCAACAG GTACATATTCTTCTCAGACAAAGTAGAGGTTCAGGACCTTACAAAAACCACGTGCTTCTTCACACTCATGGGGCCCAAAAGCAGTGAA GTGATAAGTAATTTGAATCTCAGTGACCTTTTGGGCAAACCGTATGGCACACACCATCATTATAGC GTGAACAAGGCGCCAGTTACTGTGGGTGTTGGAAGTGTCTTATCAGAAGAAGGCTTCTCCCTTTTACTGACACCGGCAAATGCTGAACCAGTCTGGAAAGCTCTCCTTACCCTGGGTGCAGTTCCAATGGGCACTAAAGGGTGGGAAAGACTAAGAGTCCTCAGag GGCGTCCAGCTCCAGCCAAAGAGCTCACTGATGAATACAATGTCCTCGAAGCCTGTTTATGGAAAGCTATTTCCTTAAATAAAG GATGCTACAAAGGACAGGAAACCATTGCTAGGCTTGTCACCTATGATGGTGTCAAACAGAAACTTTGGGGAATTCACTTAGATGGCCCAGCAGAACCAGGAAGTGCCATCACAGTGAATGGCAAAAAG GTTGGGATGCTAACAAGTTATTCAGCTGGAAGCAGAGAACCTAAGCATGCAGGACTCGGCTATGTTAAGAGGCAAGCATGCACTGCTGGTCTAGAGGTAGTTATTGGAGATGCTGTTGGAACACTTGTTGACGTTCCTTTCTTGATCCAACAACCTGAAAAGacagaatga